One Neisseria sicca genomic region harbors:
- the glnE gene encoding bifunctional [glutamate--ammonia ligase]-adenylyl-L-tyrosine phosphorylase/[glutamate--ammonia-ligase] adenylyltransferase: MSDNRLDTARRHSLFLARQLDNGKLKPEIFLPMLDKVLTEADFQVFADWDKIRAEENEEELARQLRELRRYVVSQIIVRDINRISDLNEVTRTITLFADFAVNTALDFAYAYYQDMYGTPIGRYTKSPQHLSVVAMGKAGGYELNVSSDIDLIFVYPESGDTDGRRERGNQEFFTKVGQKLIALLNDITADGQVFRVDMRLRPDGDSGALVLSETALEQYLITQGREWERYAWCKGRVVTPYPNDIKSLVRPFVFRKYLDYSAYEAMRNLHRQIRSEVSKKGMADNIKLGAGGIREVEFIAQIFQMIRGGQMRALQLKGTQETLKKLAELGIMPSENVETLLAAYRFLRDVEHRLQYWDDQQTQTLPSSPELQQLLAESMGFDSYAAFSDDLNVHRNKVNQLFNEILSEPEEQTQDNSEWQWAWQDKSDEEERQGRLKEHGFDAETVAARLDQIRHGHKYRHLSAHAQPRFDAIVPLFVQAATAQPNPTDTLMRLFDFLENISRRSAYLAFLNEHPQTLAQLAQIMSQSSWVAAYLSKYPILLDELISAQLLDTAFDWQALATALSDDLKACGGDTEAQMDTLRRFQHAQVFRLAVQDLAGLWTVESLSDQLSALADTILAAALPCAWADMPKKHRDAPQFAVVGYGKLGGKELGYASDLDLVYLYDDPHPDAGDVYSRLARRLTNWLSAATGAGSLYETDLRLRPNGDAGFLAHSIAAFEKYQRENAWTWEHQSLTRARFICGTPEIQTAFDRIRTEILTAERDQTALAGEIIEMREKMFPTHPPVDSNVKYARGGVVDVEFIVQYLILAHARKYPQLLDNYGNIALLNIAADCGLIDKTLAEQSRTAYRFYRQQQHNTKLRDAEKTEVTDELLAHYGNVRKLWREVFGEEVKLG; the protein is encoded by the coding sequence ATGTCCGACAACCGCCTCGACACCGCCCGCCGCCATTCCCTGTTCCTCGCCCGCCAGCTCGACAACGGCAAACTCAAGCCCGAAATTTTCCTGCCCATGTTGGACAAGGTTTTGACTGAAGCGGATTTCCAAGTCTTTGCCGACTGGGACAAAATCCGCGCGGAAGAAAACGAGGAAGAGTTGGCGCGGCAGTTGCGCGAGTTGCGCCGTTATGTGGTGTCGCAGATTATCGTGCGCGATATAAACCGTATCAGCGATTTGAACGAAGTGACCCGCACGATTACGCTGTTTGCCGATTTTGCCGTCAATACCGCGCTGGATTTCGCCTACGCTTATTATCAGGACATGTACGGCACGCCAATCGGGCGTTATACGAAATCGCCGCAGCATTTGAGCGTGGTGGCGATGGGCAAGGCGGGCGGCTATGAGTTGAACGTGTCTTCCGACATCGATTTGATTTTCGTCTATCCCGAATCGGGCGACACCGACGGCAGGCGCGAACGGGGCAATCAGGAATTTTTCACCAAAGTCGGGCAGAAACTGATTGCGCTGCTGAACGACATTACCGCCGACGGGCAGGTGTTCCGCGTCGATATGCGGCTGCGGCCGGACGGCGATTCGGGCGCGCTGGTATTGAGCGAAACCGCGCTGGAGCAATACCTGATCACGCAGGGGCGCGAATGGGAACGCTATGCGTGGTGCAAAGGCCGCGTGGTTACGCCGTATCCGAACGACATCAAATCGCTGGTGCGCCCCTTCGTGTTCCGCAAATATCTGGATTACAGCGCGTATGAAGCGATGCGCAACCTGCACCGCCAAATCCGCAGCGAAGTCAGCAAAAAAGGCATGGCGGACAACATCAAACTCGGCGCGGGCGGCATCCGCGAAGTCGAATTTATCGCCCAGATTTTCCAGATGATACGCGGCGGGCAAATGCGCGCGCTGCAACTGAAAGGCACGCAGGAAACGCTGAAGAAACTTGCCGAGCTGGGCATCATGCCGTCTGAAAACGTCGAAACCCTGCTTGCCGCCTACCGCTTCCTGCGCGACGTCGAACACCGCCTGCAATACTGGGACGATCAGCAAACCCAAACCCTGCCCTCCTCGCCCGAACTGCAGCAACTGCTTGCCGAAAGCATGGGCTTCGACAGCTACGCCGCCTTTTCAGACGACCTCAACGTTCATCGGAACAAGGTCAATCAGTTGTTCAACGAAATTTTGAGCGAACCCGAAGAGCAAACACAGGACAACAGCGAATGGCAGTGGGCATGGCAGGACAAATCCGACGAAGAAGAGCGGCAAGGCCGTCTGAAAGAACACGGGTTCGATGCCGAAACCGTCGCCGCAAGGCTCGACCAAATCCGCCACGGCCATAAATACCGCCATCTTTCCGCACACGCCCAGCCGCGTTTTGACGCGATTGTGCCGCTGTTCGTACAGGCGGCGACAGCGCAACCCAATCCGACCGATACGCTGATGCGGCTGTTTGACTTCCTCGAAAACATCAGCCGCCGCTCCGCCTATCTCGCCTTCCTCAACGAACATCCGCAAACCTTGGCGCAACTCGCGCAGATTATGAGCCAAAGCTCATGGGTGGCGGCGTATCTGAGCAAATATCCGATTTTGCTGGACGAACTCATCAGCGCGCAGCTTTTGGATACCGCATTTGACTGGCAAGCGCTTGCCACCGCCCTTTCAGACGACCTCAAAGCCTGCGGCGGCGACACCGAAGCGCAAATGGACACCCTGCGCCGCTTCCAGCACGCCCAAGTCTTCCGCCTCGCCGTCCAAGACCTCGCCGGACTGTGGACGGTAGAATCCCTCTCCGACCAACTCTCCGCCCTCGCCGACACCATACTCGCCGCCGCCCTGCCGTGCGCGTGGGCGGATATGCCGAAAAAACACCGCGACGCCCCGCAATTCGCCGTCGTCGGTTACGGCAAACTCGGCGGCAAAGAACTCGGCTACGCCTCCGACCTCGACCTCGTCTACCTCTACGACGATCCCCATCCCGACGCAGGCGACGTGTACAGCCGCCTCGCCCGCCGCCTGACCAACTGGCTTTCCGCCGCCACCGGCGCAGGCAGCCTCTACGAAACCGACCTGCGCCTGCGCCCCAACGGCGACGCCGGCTTCCTTGCCCACAGCATCGCCGCCTTCGAAAAATACCAGCGCGAAAACGCCTGGACGTGGGAACACCAGTCCCTCACCCGCGCCCGCTTCATCTGCGGCACACCCGAAATTCAGACGGCCTTCGACCGCATCCGCACCGAAATCCTCACCGCCGAGCGCGACCAAACCGCCTTGGCAGGCGAAATCATCGAAATGCGCGAAAAAATGTTTCCCACCCATCCGCCGGTTGACAGCAACGTAAAATACGCGCGCGGCGGCGTGGTCGACGTCGAATTTATCGTCCAATACCTCATCCTTGCCCATGCCCGAAAATATCCGCAACTCCTCGACAACTACGGCAACATCGCCCTCTTGAACATCGCCGCCGACTGCGGCCTCATCGACAAAACCCTCGCCGAACAAAGCCGCACCGCCTACCGCTTCTACCGCCAGCAGCAGCACAACACCAAACTGCGCGACGCGGAAAAAACCGAAGTAACCGACGAATTGCTGGCACATTACGGCAATGTCAGGAAATTGTGGCGGGAAGTGTTCGGCGAGGAAGTGAAGCTTGGATAA
- the ubiM gene encoding 5-demethoxyubiquinol-8 5-hydroxylase UbiM, which translates to MSLHSDILVVGAGPAGLSFAAELAGSGLKITLIEKSPLEILQNPPYDGREIALTHLSREIMQRLGMWDLIPKDEIYPLRDAKVLNGQSDYQLHFPQPTQARGEPADCLGYLISNHNIRKAAYEVVSKLENVTILTGTGVKEVKTSEDEAQVILENGEVLSGRLLLAADSRFSQTRRQLGISSDMHDYSRTMFVCRMKHTLSNQHTAYECFHYGRTIALLPLEEHLTNTVITVDSDKADTIKKMSPEELAASVKEQLKGRLGDMELVSTIHNYPLVGMIAQRFYGKRSALIGDAAVGMHPVTAHGFNLGLSSADLLAKLVLEAEQRGQDIGAASLLEKYSTKHMLHAQPIYHGTNMLLKLFTNETAPAKILRGLVLRASNNFPPLKKLITKQLTG; encoded by the coding sequence ATGAGCTTACACAGCGATATTCTTGTCGTCGGCGCAGGACCTGCCGGGTTGAGTTTTGCCGCAGAACTGGCCGGCAGCGGTTTGAAAATCACCCTGATTGAAAAAAGCCCTTTAGAAATTTTACAAAACCCTCCTTATGACGGGCGTGAAATCGCATTGACCCACCTGTCCCGCGAAATTATGCAACGCTTGGGCATGTGGGATTTGATTCCGAAAGACGAAATTTACCCCTTGCGCGATGCAAAAGTCTTGAACGGGCAGTCCGATTACCAACTCCACTTCCCGCAACCGACCCAAGCGCGCGGCGAACCTGCCGACTGCTTAGGTTATCTGATTTCAAACCACAATATCCGCAAAGCTGCTTATGAAGTCGTATCCAAACTGGAAAACGTTACCATTCTGACCGGTACGGGCGTCAAAGAAGTCAAAACCTCCGAAGACGAAGCCCAAGTCATCTTGGAAAACGGCGAAGTTTTGAGCGGCCGCCTACTCTTGGCAGCAGACAGCCGCTTTTCCCAAACCCGCCGACAACTGGGCATTTCCTCCGATATGCACGATTACAGCCGCACCATGTTTGTCTGCCGCATGAAACATACCCTGTCCAACCAGCATACCGCTTACGAATGTTTCCACTACGGCCGCACCATCGCCCTGCTGCCTTTGGAAGAACACCTGACCAACACAGTCATTACCGTCGATAGCGACAAAGCAGACACCATCAAAAAAATGTCTCCCGAAGAATTAGCTGCCAGCGTCAAAGAGCAGCTCAAAGGCCGTTTGGGCGACATGGAATTGGTCAGCACCATTCACAACTATCCCTTGGTCGGCATGATTGCCCAACGCTTCTATGGCAAACGCAGCGCCTTAATCGGCGACGCCGCCGTAGGCATGCACCCTGTTACCGCGCACGGTTTCAACTTAGGTCTATCCAGCGCGGACCTCTTGGCAAAACTGGTTCTCGAAGCGGAACAACGCGGTCAAGACATCGGCGCCGCCAGCCTGCTGGAAAAATACAGCACCAAGCATATGCTCCATGCCCAGCCGATTTACCACGGCACCAATATGCTGCTCAAACTCTTTACCAATGAAACCGCGCCCGCCAAAATCTTGCGCGGCTTGGTATTGCGTGCCAGCAACAACTTCCCGCCGCTGAAAAAACTGATTACCAAACAACTGACCGGCTAA
- the rpmA gene encoding 50S ribosomal protein L27, whose amino-acid sequence MASKKAGGSTRNGRDSEAKRLGVKAYGNELIPAGSIIVRQRGTKFHAGDNVGMGKDHTLFAKVDGYVEFKTKGALNRKTVSIRPYTGSEE is encoded by the coding sequence ATGGCAAGTAAAAAAGCAGGCGGCAGCACCCGCAACGGTCGCGATTCAGAAGCCAAACGCTTGGGCGTAAAAGCCTACGGCAACGAACTGATTCCGGCAGGTTCAATCATCGTCCGCCAACGCGGTACCAAATTCCATGCCGGCGACAACGTAGGCATGGGCAAAGACCACACTTTGTTCGCCAAAGTTGACGGTTATGTTGAATTCAAAACCAAAGGCGCACTGAACCGTAAAACGGTCAGCATCCGTCCTTACACCGGTTCTGAAGAATAA
- the rplU gene encoding 50S ribosomal protein L21, whose product MYAVVKTGGKQYKVAVGEKLKVEQIPAELDSQIELTEVLMIADGESVKVGAPFIEGAKVTAKVVAHGRGEKVRIFKMRRRKHYQKRQGHRQNFTQIEIVAIA is encoded by the coding sequence ATGTACGCGGTCGTAAAAACCGGCGGCAAACAATATAAAGTTGCCGTTGGCGAAAAATTGAAAGTAGAACAGATACCAGCCGAACTCGACAGCCAAATCGAACTGACCGAAGTTTTGATGATTGCTGACGGCGAATCTGTAAAAGTTGGCGCTCCTTTTATCGAAGGCGCAAAAGTAACAGCTAAAGTAGTAGCCCATGGTCGCGGCGAAAAAGTACGCATTTTCAAAATGCGCCGCCGTAAACACTACCAAAAACGCCAAGGCCATCGCCAAAATTTCACCCAAATCGAAATCGTGGCAATCGCCTAA
- a CDS encoding polyprenyl synthetase family protein — protein sequence MLENLPYFQRHLPEDLSRVNEVINQAVQSDVALISQIGTYIISAGGKRLRPIMTILAAKSVGYDGDKLYALAAMVEFIHTSTLLHDDVVDESDLRRGRETANNLFGNAAAVLVGDFLYTRAFQLMVDSGSMRILEVMADATNIIAEGEVMQLMNIGNTDITEAQYVQVIQYKTAKLFEAAAQVGAILGNAAPEHEQALKDYGMYVGTAFQIIDDVLDYSGETEEIGKNVGDDLAEGKPTLPLIYLMRNGSKQVADDVRHALENADRSSFQKIHDYVVHSDALTYSISEARKAVEQAVASLAVLPDSEVKQAMIQLAEESLARVS from the coding sequence ATGCTCGAAAACCTGCCTTATTTCCAACGCCATCTGCCTGAAGACCTTTCACGGGTCAATGAGGTGATCAACCAAGCGGTTCAGTCTGATGTTGCGCTGATTTCGCAAATCGGTACTTATATTATCAGTGCCGGCGGTAAGCGTCTGCGTCCGATTATGACGATCTTGGCAGCTAAGTCGGTCGGTTATGATGGAGATAAGTTGTATGCTTTGGCGGCAATGGTGGAATTTATCCACACTTCGACCTTGCTGCATGACGATGTGGTCGATGAAAGCGATTTGCGCCGCGGACGCGAAACGGCGAATAATCTGTTCGGCAACGCAGCGGCGGTGTTGGTCGGCGACTTCTTATATACACGCGCTTTCCAATTGATGGTTGATTCCGGCAGTATGCGCATTTTGGAAGTCATGGCGGATGCAACCAATATTATTGCTGAAGGTGAGGTCATGCAGCTGATGAACATCGGCAATACCGATATTACTGAAGCGCAATATGTTCAAGTGATTCAATATAAAACGGCCAAATTGTTTGAAGCGGCCGCGCAGGTTGGCGCGATTTTGGGCAATGCCGCCCCCGAGCATGAGCAGGCGTTGAAAGACTACGGCATGTATGTCGGTACAGCGTTCCAAATTATTGATGATGTTTTGGATTATTCGGGAGAAACCGAAGAAATCGGTAAAAACGTCGGCGACGATTTGGCAGAAGGCAAACCGACTTTGCCGCTGATTTATCTGATGCGCAACGGTTCGAAACAAGTGGCGGACGATGTGCGCCACGCTCTGGAAAATGCGGATCGCAGCAGTTTCCAAAAAATCCATGATTATGTTGTCCATTCCGATGCGCTGACTTATTCGATTTCCGAAGCACGAAAAGCCGTTGAGCAAGCTGTGGCTTCTTTGGCAGTATTGCCCGATAGCGAAGTCAAGCAGGCGATGATTCAGTTGGCCGAGGAATCATTGGCACGGGTTTCTTAA
- a CDS encoding DUF441 domain-containing protein: MNFNFVPMFLVTLIFLGVVSNNNSITISAAILLLMQQTALSQYIPFMEKHGLHFGIILLTIGVLSPLVSGKVQIPPLSEFVNFKMIAAVLIGILVAWLAGRGIPLMSEQPVLVTGLLIGTVIGVAFMGGIPVGPLIAAGLLSFIAGKV, from the coding sequence ATGAATTTCAATTTCGTCCCGATGTTTTTGGTGACGCTGATTTTTCTCGGCGTCGTCAGCAACAACAACTCGATTACGATTTCCGCAGCAATTTTGCTTTTAATGCAACAGACTGCTTTGTCGCAATATATTCCTTTCATGGAAAAACACGGCTTGCATTTTGGGATTATTTTGCTGACAATCGGGGTCTTAAGCCCGCTGGTTTCAGGAAAGGTTCAGATTCCGCCCTTGTCGGAATTTGTCAATTTTAAAATGATTGCTGCCGTATTAATCGGCATCCTTGTCGCTTGGCTGGCAGGACGCGGCATACCGCTGATGAGCGAACAGCCTGTTTTAGTAACAGGTCTTTTGATTGGTACGGTTATCGGTGTGGCGTTTATGGGCGGCATTCCGGTCGGTCCGCTGATTGCCGCAGGATTATTATCGTTTATTGCAGGAAAAGTTTAA
- a CDS encoding 7-cyano-7-deazaguanine/7-aminomethyl-7-deazaguanine transporter — protein sequence MYEFTTAQQQKALFWLVLFHILIIAASNYLVQFPFQIFGIHTTWGAFSFPFIFLATDLTVRIFGSHLARRIIFWVMFPALLLSYIFSVLFHDGSWTGLGALSEFNTFVGRIALASFAAYALGQILDIFVFNKLRRLKAWWIAPTASTVIGNALDTLVFFAIAFYASSDEFMAANWQGIAFVDYLFKLTICTLFFLPAYGVILNILTKKLTTLHTQHPQKQMLPAQES from the coding sequence ATGTACGAATTTACAACAGCGCAACAACAGAAGGCGCTCTTCTGGCTGGTGCTTTTCCATATCCTCATCATTGCCGCCAGCAACTATCTGGTGCAGTTCCCCTTCCAAATTTTCGGCATCCACACCACTTGGGGCGCGTTTTCCTTTCCCTTCATTTTCCTTGCCACCGACCTGACCGTCCGCATTTTCGGTTCGCACTTGGCACGGCGGATTATCTTTTGGGTCATGTTCCCCGCTCTTTTGCTTTCCTACATCTTTTCCGTTTTGTTCCACGACGGCAGCTGGACAGGCTTAGGCGCGCTGTCCGAATTCAACACCTTTGTCGGACGCATCGCCTTAGCCAGCTTTGCCGCTTACGCACTCGGACAAATCCTTGATATTTTTGTGTTCAACAAATTACGTCGTCTGAAAGCGTGGTGGATCGCCCCAACCGCATCAACCGTCATCGGCAACGCCCTGGATACATTGGTATTTTTCGCCATTGCCTTTTACGCCAGCAGCGATGAATTTATGGCGGCAAACTGGCAGGGCATCGCTTTTGTCGATTATCTGTTCAAACTCACCATCTGCACCCTCTTCTTCCTGCCGGCCTACGGCGTGATTTTGAATATCTTGACGAAGAAGCTGACGACACTGCACACCCAACATCCTCAAAAGCAGATGCTGCCGGCACAAGAATCTTGA
- the queF gene encoding preQ(1) synthase has translation MSRNTEELQGISLLGNQKTQYPTGYAPEILEAFDNKHPDNDYFVKFVCPEFTSLCPMTGQPDFATIYIRYIPHIKMVESKSLKLYLFSFRNHGDFHEDCVNIIMKDLIALMDPKYIEVFGEFTPRGGIAIHPFANYGKAGTEFEALARKRLFEHDSQ, from the coding sequence ATGTCCCGCAATACCGAAGAGCTGCAAGGCATCTCTCTTTTGGGCAATCAAAAAACCCAATATCCGACCGGCTACGCTCCCGAAATTCTCGAAGCATTCGACAACAAACATCCCGACAACGACTATTTCGTTAAATTCGTCTGCCCCGAATTCACCAGCCTCTGCCCCATGACCGGGCAGCCCGACTTTGCCACCATCTACATCCGCTACATCCCGCACATCAAAATGGTGGAAAGCAAATCCCTGAAACTCTACCTATTCAGCTTCCGCAACCACGGCGATTTCCATGAAGACTGCGTCAACATCATCATGAAAGACCTGATTGCCCTGATGGATCCGAAATACATCGAAGTTTTCGGCGAATTCACACCGCGCGGCGGCATCGCCATTCATCCCTTTGCCAATTACGGCAAGGCAGGTACCGAGTTCGAAGCATTGGCACGCAAACGCCTGTTCGAACACGACAGCCAATAA
- a CDS encoding MarR family transcriptional regulator gives MSFSQTDLVNALRQLSDRLPEFSEQQVRTGRLLRVTTERLSSHLNENLKTFGINENLWFALMAVYVSPKSEILPSRLSDLMDLTRTSATRLSDEMVERGWVGRHINQQDRRQIVLKLTQEGESFIQQVWPQISSKSGEAWEDFTNEDYTQLQNLLGKLLNRLDS, from the coding sequence ATGAGTTTTTCACAAACCGACTTGGTCAACGCGCTGCGCCAACTTTCCGACCGTTTGCCTGAATTTTCAGAACAACAGGTAAGAACAGGACGTCTGTTACGGGTAACAACCGAGCGTTTAAGCAGTCATCTCAATGAAAATTTGAAAACTTTCGGTATCAACGAGAATTTATGGTTCGCTTTAATGGCGGTTTACGTCAGCCCTAAAAGCGAAATCCTTCCTTCGCGTTTGAGCGACTTGATGGATTTGACACGTACCAGTGCGACCCGTCTTTCCGATGAGATGGTAGAACGGGGATGGGTAGGTCGTCATATCAACCAGCAAGACCGCCGCCAGATTGTGTTAAAATTGACACAGGAAGGTGAGTCTTTTATCCAACAAGTATGGCCGCAGATTTCCAGTAAGAGCGGTGAAGCTTGGGAAGATTTCACCAATGAGGATTATACCCAGTTGCAAAATCTGTTGGGCAAGCTGTTGAACCGTTTGGACAGCTGA
- a CDS encoding efflux transporter outer membrane subunit has protein sequence MKSNIAKRGICIIAVSVLAACAQFGKQAPLEEPTVYSLPDGKSASLIQDGWWLQLKDNKLNQLVAQAIQTSTDLRIAKARFEQAQAQLGITEAAGKTQIGMSARGVGMYVAPKPASSRIDTDHTLLLANAAVQGSWTFDFWGKNREQIAAVLGRRQAILYEAHQARIELANAVAKQYFIWQALSERQALVQERINLSEKMQQLVSRRIHANLMPAQSLYPLELASQQLQLEKTSLEQQIAKVRHALAVLSGNVPRALSEQEPGRMGVVPVVPVNRIHADLLAARPDIAAQKSLLESKLHTVKSTEAEFYPNIELKALAGLGHIDAFNVVRGKTSGMLGIVPAINLPIFTSGALQSKLAGKRAEYNEQVAVYDQTVLNAMRSAADAVVDYQSLQSKQSTWDKMLKISEKSVKNAQGRVGAGLDNGLSALQKQDDMLQVKMQLVQYQSERLIAWSNLNAQLGGGFKSQ, from the coding sequence ATGAAATCAAATATTGCCAAACGGGGCATCTGTATTATCGCAGTATCTGTACTTGCAGCTTGTGCGCAGTTTGGTAAACAAGCACCGTTGGAAGAACCAACGGTGTATTCTTTGCCCGATGGTAAGTCGGCATCCCTCATTCAAGACGGATGGTGGTTGCAATTAAAAGATAACAAACTGAATCAACTGGTTGCACAAGCTATCCAGACATCAACGGATTTGCGTATTGCCAAGGCGCGTTTCGAGCAAGCACAAGCGCAGCTGGGAATAACCGAAGCCGCCGGCAAAACGCAAATCGGTATGTCCGCGCGCGGGGTTGGGATGTATGTTGCACCCAAGCCCGCATCTTCCCGTATCGATACCGACCATACATTATTGTTGGCAAACGCGGCAGTACAGGGAAGTTGGACATTCGATTTTTGGGGAAAAAACCGTGAGCAGATTGCAGCAGTTTTGGGACGCCGTCAGGCAATTCTGTATGAAGCCCATCAGGCACGGATTGAGCTGGCGAATGCGGTAGCCAAGCAATATTTTATTTGGCAGGCTTTGAGCGAGCGTCAGGCTCTTGTGCAGGAACGTATCAATCTGTCAGAGAAAATGCAGCAATTGGTCTCACGCAGAATCCATGCAAACCTGATGCCCGCACAATCATTGTACCCGCTTGAATTGGCAAGTCAGCAACTTCAGTTGGAAAAAACGTCATTGGAACAACAGATTGCCAAAGTCCGACATGCCTTGGCAGTATTGAGCGGTAACGTGCCGAGAGCACTTTCCGAACAAGAACCCGGTAGGATGGGGGTGGTTCCTGTTGTGCCTGTGAATAGAATCCATGCGGATTTGTTAGCTGCCCGACCGGATATCGCGGCACAAAAATCATTATTGGAATCTAAGCTGCATACGGTTAAATCCACCGAAGCAGAGTTTTATCCCAATATTGAGTTAAAAGCCTTGGCGGGTCTTGGACATATTGATGCGTTCAATGTGGTAAGGGGTAAAACATCAGGCATGCTGGGTATTGTTCCTGCTATCAATCTTCCTATTTTTACGTCTGGGGCATTGCAGTCAAAATTGGCAGGCAAACGCGCAGAATATAATGAGCAGGTGGCCGTGTACGATCAAACGGTTTTAAATGCGATGCGTTCTGCTGCGGATGCTGTTGTAGATTACCAAAGCCTGCAAAGCAAACAGTCTACTTGGGATAAAATGCTGAAAATATCCGAAAAGTCGGTTAAAAATGCTCAGGGTAGAGTGGGGGCGGGATTGGATAATGGTCTCAGCGCATTACAAAAACAAGATGATATGTTGCAAGTGAAAATGCAATTGGTGCAGTATCAATCTGAACGGTTGATTGCATGGAGCAATCTGAATGCCCAGTTGGGTGGTGGGTTTAAATCGCAATAG
- a CDS encoding HlyD family secretion protein — protein sequence MDANLENNEQLRNSGTKSSRVGRKRGRNLAVITLLFILIAVGVALAYFLFWQYEEETEDAYVAGHLVQITPQVTGTVRKVMYDDTDVVKKGDVLVALDDSDFQLAYERAQNELIQAIRQNKQQTAVNSKAKAQVLLRKAELAKAQADLRRREALSGTDAISGEELSHARAAVVQAQAALKAVEAEETSAQAVLGNNIPLRQQPAVQTAISHIKDAWLNLQRTQIRAPMNGQIAKRNVQVGQRIAQGSPMMAVVPLSNLWVDANFKESQLRQMKIGQPVEMTADLYGNKVVYHGRVMGLSAGTGSAFSLLPPQNATGNWIKVVQRVPVRISLDAKELQANPLRVGLSMKVKVDISGAGSGKNMTAAADKNVASPETEGVDWAAADALIDKIFEKYAK from the coding sequence ATGGATGCGAATCTAGAAAATAATGAACAATTACGCAATTCAGGGACAAAAAGTTCAAGGGTGGGGCGTAAACGCGGGCGTAATCTGGCAGTTATTACACTGCTTTTTATTTTGATTGCAGTCGGTGTGGCTCTTGCGTATTTCTTATTCTGGCAATATGAGGAAGAGACGGAAGATGCCTATGTTGCAGGTCATCTGGTGCAAATTACCCCTCAGGTCACCGGTACGGTAAGGAAAGTGATGTATGACGATACTGATGTGGTCAAAAAAGGGGATGTCTTGGTTGCGTTGGACGACAGCGATTTCCAGCTGGCTTACGAGCGTGCTCAAAATGAATTGATTCAGGCAATTCGTCAGAATAAACAACAAACTGCGGTTAACTCAAAAGCAAAAGCGCAGGTTCTTTTGCGAAAAGCCGAATTGGCAAAGGCTCAGGCAGATTTGCGCCGACGTGAAGCTTTATCGGGAACGGATGCGATTTCAGGTGAAGAGTTGAGTCATGCCCGTGCTGCGGTGGTTCAGGCGCAAGCGGCTTTGAAGGCAGTGGAAGCGGAAGAGACTTCTGCACAAGCAGTTTTAGGTAATAATATCCCTCTGCGTCAACAACCTGCGGTGCAAACAGCCATCAGCCATATTAAGGATGCATGGCTGAATCTGCAACGCACCCAAATTCGCGCGCCGATGAATGGACAGATTGCCAAACGAAATGTTCAAGTTGGGCAGCGTATTGCCCAAGGTTCCCCAATGATGGCTGTGGTTCCTTTGAGCAATCTTTGGGTGGATGCTAACTTTAAAGAATCGCAACTGCGTCAAATGAAAATTGGTCAACCCGTTGAAATGACTGCTGATTTATATGGAAATAAAGTGGTCTATCATGGCAGGGTGATGGGTTTGTCAGCGGGTACGGGCAGTGCATTCTCCCTTTTACCGCCGCAAAATGCGACGGGGAACTGGATTAAGGTTGTGCAACGTGTTCCGGTCCGCATCAGTTTGGATGCGAAAGAGTTGCAGGCTAATCCGCTTCGTGTCGGTTTATCTATGAAGGTAAAGGTTGATATTTCAGGTGCCGGCTCAGGAAAAAACATGACGGCTGCCGCTGATAAAAATGTAGCATCCCCGGAAACTGAAGGCGTAGATTGGGCTGCCGCCGATGCGTTGATCGATAAGATTTTTGAGAAATACGCTAAGTAA